In a single window of the Danio aesculapii chromosome 20, fDanAes4.1, whole genome shotgun sequence genome:
- the hook1 gene encoding protein Hook homolog 1, whose amino-acid sequence MDLKKTVLCESLIIWLQTFKTAAPCKTVEDLTSGAAMSQALHQIDPSWFSESWLTRIKEDVGDNVRLKMNNLKKILQMIVDYYNEVLAQQMSDFPLPDLLRVVEQSDQVELGRLLQLILGCAVKCDRKQEYIQIIMTLEESVQHVVMTAIQELMSKESVTQLGAEPTGDTDQQLKKALEDLTEVMAEKEELAQRCQELDMQVTVLQEERNSLLAENDLLTDRSSQLDTFDDPSTPSGRKHSQLQFQLEQLQEENFRLEAAKDDYRIHCEELEKQLVELQHRNDELTSLAEESRSLKDELDILRSCSDRAVKLEASVETYRKKLEDLSDLRRQMKALEEKNMTYMHNTVSLEEELRKANAARAQLETYKRQVQELHKKLSDESRRADNLVFEMKKLQEKYDAIVKERERISIERDTLRETNEELRCTQAQQDQLLLAGKYQTGSPSHDNLAAEMLPIEYREKFIRLQHENKMLRLQQEETEKQRITELQQQLEEARRGRSQLDTDNRLNRERISELQQQVEDLQKALQTQGAKPEDSHLKRKLDAHMVQLNEAQDEIMKKKELLEDLQPDATQTSVKMDELMAALKKKDEDMRAMEDRYKMYLEKARDVIRALDPKLNPASAEIQSLKVQLSDKDKKIIALERECEQAKLREYEEKLIVTAWYNKSLNFQKMAIESRLSGRANSLVPPGQSFLAQQRQVTNARRTMSINVPASSSK is encoded by the exons ATGGATTTAAAGAAAACGGTGCTGTGCGAAAGCCTGATTATTTGG CTGCAGACATTCAAAACCGCAGCGCCCTGTAAGACTGTGGAGGATCTGACctcaggagcagccatgtctcAGGCTTTGCATCAGAT AGATCCTTCGTGGTTCAGTGAGAGCTGGCTGACCCGCATTAAAGAGGATGTTGGAGATAATGTGAGACTCAag ATGAACAACCTCAAAAAGATCCTGCAGATGATTGTTGACTATTATAATGAG GTTTTGGCTCAGCAGATGTCAGATTTCCCTCTGCCTGATCTGTTGCGGGTAGTAGAGCAGTCAGATCAGGTTGAGTTGGGACGCCTCCTGCAGCTCATCCTCGGCTGTGCAGTCAAATGCGACAGGAAACAAG AATATATCCAGATAATTATGACCTTGGAGGAATCTGTACAGCATGTGGTGATGACTGCCATTCAGGAG CTTATGAGCAAGGAGTCTGTGACTCAGTTAGGAGCAGAACCTACTGGAGACACTGATCAGCAA TTAAAGAAAGCCTTGGAGGATCTGACTGAAGTCATGGCAGAGAAAGAGGAGTTAGCACAGCGCTGTCAGGAGCTCGACATGCAG GTGACAGTGCTGCAGGAGGAAAGGAACAGCCTCCTGGCGGAAAATGACCTCTTGACCGATCGATCAAGTCAGCTTGATACTTTCGATGACCCCAGTACTCCATCAGGCCGGAAGCACAGCCAGTTACAGTTCCAATTGGAGCAGCTTCAGGAGGAGAATTTCAG ACTGGAGGCAGCTAAAGATGATTACCGCATCCACTGTGAAGAGCTGGAGAAACAACTGGTGGAACTTCAGCATCGTAATGACGAACTGACCAGCCTGGCGGAGGAGTCGCGCTCACTTAAAGATGAGTTAGACATATTAAG GAGCTGCTCTGACCGGGCAGTGAAGCTCGAGGCCTCTGTTGAGACGTATAGAAAGAAGTTGGAAGATCTAAGTGACCTCAGACGACAAATGAAAGCTCTAGAGGAGAAGAATATGACTTACATGCACAACACGGTCAGCCTTGAAGAGGAGCTGCGCAAGGCCAATGCTGCAAGAGCTCAGTTAGAGACATACAAGAGACAG GTTCAGGAGCTTCACAAGAAATTGTCTGATGAATCACGAAGGGCTGATAACCTGGTCTTCGAGATGAAGAAATTACAGGAGAAATATGACGCCATAGTGAAGGAGAGAGAG AGGATCAGCATTGAACGGGACACTCTCAGAGAGACCAATGAAGAGCTGCGATGCACACAGGCCCAACAGGACCAACTACTTCTGGCAG GAAAGTATCAAACAGGAAGTCCAAGCCATGATAACCTTGCAGCTGAGATGTTGCCCATTGAGTACAG AGAGAAGTTCATCCGCCTGCAGCATGAGAACAAGATGTTGCGTCTGCAGCAGGAGGAGACGGAGAAACAGCGAATTACtgagctacagcagcagctgGAGGAGGCCCGACGTGGACGCAGCCAACTGGACACTGACAACAG GTTAAACAGAGAAAGGATCAGTGAACTCCAGCAGCAGGTTGAGGATCTGCAGAAAGCTTTGCAGACACAGGGAGCCAAACCTGAAGAT TCACATTTGAAGAGGAAGCTGGATGCTCATAT GGTGCAGCTGAATGAGGCACAGGATGAAATCATGAAGAAGAAAGAGCTGCTGGAAGACCTTCAGCCAGACGCTACTCAAACCA GTGTGAAGATGGATGAGCTGATGGCGGCCTTGAAGAAGAAAGATGAAGACATGAGGGCGATGGAGGATCGATACAAGATGTACCTGGAGAAAGCTCGTGAT GTGATTCGAGCTCTGGATCCCAAGCTAAACCCAGCCTCAGCGGAGATTCAGTCCCTGAAAGTGCAGCTCTCAGACAAAGACAAGAAGATCATTGCTCTGGAG CGAGAGTGCGAGCAGGCCAAACTGAGGGAATATGAGGAGAAGTTAATTGTGACAGCTTGGTATAATAAG AGTTTGAATTTCCAGAAGATGGCAATCGAGTCACGACTCAGCGGGCGAGCCAACTCTCTCGTGCCACCCGGTCAGTCTTTCCTGGCTCAGCAGCGTCAGGTGACCAACGCCCGGCGCACCATGTCCATCAATGTGCCTGCCTCTTCTTCCAAATAA
- the LOC130247530 gene encoding cytochrome P450 2J5 — protein sequence MAYTAILEILDVKGILLFIAAFLLVADYLKNRNPPKYPPSPLSVPLLGNIFNVDSKEPHLYLTKLGHAYNNIFSLRLGRDKTVFITGYKMVKEALVTQAENFVDRPNSPVLARVYSGNAGLFFSNGEMWKKQRRFALSTLRNFGLGKKTMELAICEESRFLLEEIDGQKGAAFDPTILLYNAVSNIICQMVFGQRFDYADHQFKTMLKYISKSIQLEGSIWGQIYEAFPAIMKHLPGPHNDIFSNYDLLKSFVHEVIVKHKAELDPSEPRDYIDTFLIEMMETPHERVNGFEEPNLVACVLDLFLAGTESTSNTLCWGLIYLVMYPDVQEKVHEEIDRVIGNSREPSIADKANMPYTEAVIHEIMRFGDVIPLNGLRVAARDTTLGECFIPKGTTVLPILHSVLFDENEWETPYKFNPGHFLDKEGKFVRRDAFMPFSAGKRVCLGEQIARIELFLFFVSLFRKFRFSATEGEKINMDGVIGITRTPHPFKICATAR from the exons ATGGCGTATACTGCAATCCTCGAGATTCTTGATGTGAAGGGAATATTGCTGTTCATTGCGGCTTTCCTCTTGGTGGCAGATTACCTGAAGAACAGAAACCCACCGAAATACCCACCAAGCCCTCTCTCTGTTCCTCTGCTAGGAAACATCTTCAACGTTGACTCCAAAGAGCCTCATTTATATCTGACAAAG CTCGGACATGCCTACAACAATATTTTCAGTCTGCGATTAGGAAGAGACAAAACAGTCTTCATCACTGGTTATAAAATGGTGAAGGAAGCCCTGGTGACTCAAGCTGAAAACTTTGTGGATCGGCCCAACAGTCCAGTCCTAGCACGTGTCTATTCCGGAAATG CTGGACTCTTCTTCAGTAATGGTGAGATGTGGAAGAAGCAACGACGCTTCGCTCTGTCAACACTGAGGAACTTTGGGTTGGGAAAGAAAACAATGGAGCTGGCCATCTGTGAGGAGAGCCGCTTCCTGCTGGAGGAGATAGACGGACAGAAAG GAGCTGCTTTTGACCCAACGATCCTACTATACAACGCTGTTTCTAATATCATCTGTCAAATGGTGTTTGGCCAGAGATTCGACTATGCTGACCACCAATTCAAGACAATGcttaaatatatatctaaaaGCATTCAACTGGAAGGATCCATTTGGGGACAG atCTATGAAGCATTTCCAGCAATTATGAAGCATCTTCCAGGACCTCACAACGATATTTTCAGCAACTATGACTTACTGAAGAGCTTTGTACATGAGGTCATTGTAAAACACAAGGCTGAACTGGATCCCTCAGAGCCTCGCGACTACATCGATACCTTCCTTATCGAGATGATGGAG ACACCCCATGAAAGAGTAAACGGTTTTGAGGAACCAAACCTTGTTGCATGTGTTCTTGACCTGTTTCTGGCTGGAACTGAATCCACATCCAACACATTATGTTGGGGTCTCATATACCTCGTAATGTACCCAGACGTACAAG AAAAGGTCCATGAGGAGATCGATAGAGTGATTGGAAACTCAAGAGAGCCGAGTATAGCCGACAAAGCCAACATGCCCTACACCGAGGCTGTCATCCACGAGATCATGAGATTTGGAGATGTTATACCATTGAATGGCTTGCGAGTGGCTGCCAGAGACACAACTCTTGGAGAATGCTTCATCCCAAAG GGCACGACAGTTTTACCCATATTGCACTCCGTTCTCTTTGATGAAAATGAATGGGAGACACCCTACAAGTTCAATCCTGGCCACTTTTTAGACAAAGAGGGCAAGTTTGTAAGGCGAGATGCATTCATGCCCTTTTCTGCAG GAAAGAGGGTCTGTTTGGGGGAGCAGATCGCCAGAATAGAACTCTTcctattttttgtcagtttgttcCGAAAATTCCGATTTTCAGCCACGGAGGGAGAGAAAATCAACATGGATGGAGTGATTGGAATAACACGCACTCCACACCCCTTCAAGATCTGTGCAACAGCACGCTGA